Genomic window (Strix aluco isolate bStrAlu1 chromosome 22, bStrAlu1.hap1, whole genome shotgun sequence):
CTCATCCTTGCAGGAGCAACGATGTCTGGGTGCTGGATCTGGAGCAGTGGGCTTGGTCCAAGCCCAACatctctgggcccagccctcaCCCGCGAGGTGGCCAGTCTCAGGTGAGCGCTCCTTCACTAGCTCAGCACCAACACACGCTGCCAAAGATAAACCAGACAGAGCTTCATTTCCAGCTTCCAGGCAGCTCTCAGCAGTTTGTCTGAAAGCTAGCACCCCAATTCCAAGTTATCTTTGCAGCCTTTGCCCGACGGGCCCTTGTTTCCCCTAGCCATCTGTTCTGTGAGACTGCACGTTTAATCTCCCTAACGCTTAGGCAGGTACCACGCCGTGTCTTGTACATGACTCAGAACTCTAATGAGCATTTCTAGAAAACAAATTGCTGTTTTAACCCAGCGATCGTCCCCCGTGGCATTTAAGATCAATGAAGTGTTATCACGAGTTGGTTTGGCTCGGGGCCCTTTTGATTACTTCGCTCTCCTGATTCTCGGTTCGAGTGACTCTGGATTGTACCCGCTCAAAGCACCGGTCTGGCAGCACCTGTTTTATTGCCTGCCCGGAGCGGGGAGCTCGTGGGAGTCCCCCGCCTTGATGCAGGTGTCTCCATCCCTGCCTTCCCTCCGTGGTCCCCGGGAAGATGGTCAGTGGTTCATCTCAGCCTAGCAGGGCACCCAGAAGAGATTGGATGGGTCATGGTTGGAAGGTGCCTTTCCATCCACTGGAAAAAGAGATTAAGGGAGCAGCTCACCCACCACCAGTGTCTAACAAATGATTGCTGCGAGCACGTGCCCTCCCACACAATCCTGCCACCCTTATTTGAAGAGAGGCATCAAGTCCTCTGCGCTTCGTCCTAGCTTCAGGAAGGGTAGTTGCTCTCCTCTGGAAGAGGAACTGGTTTGCGAGCCGTTTGGGACAAGGCAGTGGGGTGAACCCTGCACCCCGCTTTGCCTCGGGCCCAGCAAAACCTGCTCTCAACCCCAGCTCCACTCCTCATCCAGGGGCAGACAAAATTCATCAGCGTCTGCACGGCAGAGAAGCCATAACCTGGCTCTGCCTGCGCTCGGAGGCCTTGCCAAAAGGGAACAGCTTCATGTCCTTCCCGGTCTGAAACGCTGTTCTTTGTCCCCTCCAGATTGTAATAGACAACGAAACCATTTTAATCCTCGGTGGCTGTGGTGGTCCCAACGCAGTAAGTATCCAGGGGGGAGCGCGGGCATGAACCGCACGCGTCTGGCTGTAACTGTGAGCCCTGGGTGCTGGACTGGGGAGAGGGGGGACCCTGCACATTACCCAGGTGgcattttattctgcaaatctGGGCACCCATGTGATAGATTTTCCAGAGAAGCTGTCTGGCTATGGCTAGAGCtgctttaattaagaaaaaagcaCCCCAGGCGCTGAGCAGCTCGCTGAGGTTAATTGAGCCTCGGAAGAATTAGCCCTGATTTTATACTGGATAGAAGACGGAGATGAAGGGATTTGTCCGTGGCCATAGTAGGGTGTAGTCACTGCTGGGCGGCCAGATCCTGATCTGGGTCACTGTTCCTCTGtctgcagcagcaaagcaccGCTCCTACCTCTGATGGGATGATCTCAGCAGCAAACCAGGCTCCCAAATCTTAAACCGGACTCCTAAATCTGTCACGCTTTTCTTCGCAGCTGTTTAAAGACGCCTGGTTACTGCACATGCACACGAACCCCTGGACGTGGCAGCCGCTCAAGGTGGAGAACGAAGACCATGGAGCCCCGGAGCTGTGGTGCCATCCTGCCTGCAGGGTACGGATGCAGTGGAGTCTCTGCTCTCTCATATCCATCCTTTGATCTTTATTGCCTGCCCAGAATGCTCCATAATGCCCaggaaagccaacggcatcctggcttgtgttagaaatagtgtgaccagcagaagcagggaggtgatagtccccctgtgctctgcactggtgaggccacacctggagggttgtgtccagttttgggcacctcaatacgagagagatctcgaggggctgcagcgagggcagaggagggcaacgaggctggggaagggcctggagaataaatcctgtgaggagagattgaaggagctggggctgttcagtgtgaggaggagaaggtgaggggagacctcatcactctctacagctccctgaaaggacgttgtggagaggttggtgctggtctcttctcacaggggattagtgacagaacaagagggaacggctttaaactgcaacaggggaggttcaggctggacacgagggaaaaatttttcacagcaagagtggtcagagagtggaataggctgcccagggagggggtggagtccccatccctgggtgtgtttaagggtcgtttggatgagctgtggggggatgtggtgtaggggagaactttgcagagtcgggctgagggttggactcgatgatcccgaggggcttttccaacctgaatgattctgtgattctatgataatccCCTGTTTTCCCCCCAATCCAGCGCAAAGGGTCACCCTGCCGTTTGTAACCTGTtacttcctcttctcctcttccaggTGGGACAGTGCGTTGTGGTCTTTAGCCAAGCTCCCAGCGGGAGAGCCCCGCTGAGTCCCAGCTTGAACTCTCGCCCCTCTCCCATCAGCGCCACGCCGCCCGCCCTGGTCCCCGAAACACGGGAATACCGCTCTCAATCTCCCGTCAGGAACACGGACGAAGCTCCCTGCGTCAACGGCCGCTGGGGCACCTTGCGACCCAGAGCACAGAGACAAACCCCCTCGGGATCCCGGGAAGGCAGCCTCTCCCCGGCCAGAGGGGACAGTTCCCCTGTTCTCAACGGTGGGAGTTTGTCACCCGGAGCCACGGCGGCCGGCGGAGCGTCCTTGGACAGCCCCGTGCAGGTCGTATCGCCCAGCACACCCTCGGCGGCTGAAGGATACGACCTGAAAGTGGGGCTCGCCCTGGCGCCGCGACGAGGATCGCTGCCGGAGCAGAAAGACCTGCGTTTGGGATCCGTCGACTTGAACTGGGAACAGAAACCGGCTTCCATCCTCTGCCAGATGGACGGTGTGGAGGGCAGGACGGTCGGCGCCGGCGTGAGGAACCCCCCTGAGCAGACCAACGGCATCCACACGCCGCCCCACGTCGCCAGCTCCCTCCCGGGGGCCGTGTCCCCCAGCGCGCTCCGGAGGAGCTTGGAGGCCGTCAAAGCTCTCTCTTCCAAAGGCTCCTCGGCTTCTGCGGCGTTGAGCCCTCCCCTGGCTTCTTCCCCGGGGTCCCCGGGCGCCGAGACGGGCTCAGCGGCGCGTCCGGGCTCTACCCAAGGCGACGGCCATTCCTTACCTCCCATCGCCCGCCGCCTGGGCCACCACCCTCCCCAGTCCCTCAACGTGGGGAAGCCTTTATACCAGAGCATGAACTGCAAACCCATGCAGATGTACGTGCTGGACATTAAAGACACCAAGGAGAAAGGACGAGTCAAATGGAAAGTGTTCAACAGCAGTTCGGTGGTGGGGCCGCCCGAAACCAGTTTACACACAGTGGTGCAAGGCCGAGGGGAGTTAATCATATTCGGTGGCCTCATGGACAAGAAACAAAACGTGAAATACTATCCCAAAACAAATGCCTTGTACTTTGTGCGAGCAAAAAGATAATGCGGCCTGAGCCCTTCGCCGCCAtcacccctccctccccgcggctcttccctctcctttccaaGCCCTTAACTCTGTCACACAGGCGTTCCAACTGTGAATTTGGGAGCAAGAAACCAATAAAGTCCAAGCAAAACCTCCAGCGCTGCCCCGCCGGTTCCCAGTAAGGTCCCAGTTAAGCAAATCGTGTTTACAGGCGGGGAAGGACCCACACCGCTGTGATCCAAGCCAAGGATTTGGGGTGAGCACGTAGGGATATCTGCCATCCCGTGTCCTCTCgaggttggtttttattttccaggGGGTTGAGAGGCTTCGTATCTCTCCAAAACTCCTCGCGGGATGTGAGTAAAAGTGGTTTTATACGAACAAACCAAATACCGGCAGGCAGGAGGCTCCTGGCTTGCGCACACTGATTATTTCCATGCTTGACTCCGTAAGGAAAGCAACAGCAATACCCCACCAGGAATCTTCCAGTGCTGCAAACCTTTGCTCGACACAAacatgatgcctttttttttttttgcctctcacCCCTTTGGCCTGCCAGTCTCATTCCTGTCCTCCGTCCAGGAccatgagaaggaagaaaggacaGGTTTTTTGCATCAAAATGccaaaaatattaagaattagcCGGGCGTTAGCATCCTcctttccctgccctgtgctggatcAAGCTGGATCAGGCTCCAGGATCAGTCCTGATCCCTCTTGATCAGcacaaaaaactttaaaaatcccATTATTCCCTAACACCAAGAAATCTGGCTGCCCATTCCCTGCTAGACATGAAGGTTTCGTTTCACTCAACAGCTTTACCCATTCAAGGCTGAACCAGCACCTTGTAGCCTGGGACcaggatctctttttttttttccagtcaaaaGGGTGAATATTGGTAAATTTGAGGGCGTGAGCAGCCCTGATAGCAGTAACTGCACCTCATCTTTGCATGTGCCTCCTTCTGCAAAGacctaaacaaataaaaatccgAAGGGATTGAACCTGTGCGTCCTTCTGGGACAAcctccccccttccctttcccctcgAGATGATGGGGGGGTGGGAAAAATGGGCGGATTCTGCCAGGTTTTGGTCAACAACCTCCAGCAGCCGAAAAGGAGGGAACCCTCCCCAAACCGGCAGCGCCATGACGTGGcccctttcccttcttttcttcccccccccacttctccccctctctccccactgAGCTTTTTGCCGGTCAGAGCCTTAAATCACATCCCAGCCGCGTGGGGATGGGGAGGGTTTTGCTTCGTCTGCGGCTTTTCCAcctctgtaaatattttccaccTCGTTAAATCCAGCCTCTCCCGCTCCAGTCCCAAACGTTATTTGATTTGTCCTAAGGGAAGGCAAAATGCAGTTTTTACCCCCAAAACCTCAGGAGCACCTAGGGTGAtctatgaaatatttcttcaccgGGGTGGGGGAAGGCGGTCGGGGCTTCGGCGTtgattcccccctcccctttgcaTGTTTCTTGTCATCCACCCCAAAAAAAGAGTCAAAAAAGGGATGGACGGCGCGTCGGCGTTGGGTTTTCATCCTTCTCCTTGCACGGAGCATCCCTCGAGGGGTGTTTTCCCAACGTTTCCGTCGTCTCCATCCTCAACCAGTCCCAAAATGCCCCTAATTGGCCCCAAACCCACCGAGGGGCTGGGGCcatccctcctccatcccccccccccaaccccggtcGCAGAAAGGCATGTTCTGCGCCGTTAATGATGAATTCAGCCCAAattttgacacacacacacacacacaaacactcccCCCGCGCCGTGAGCCGCTGGTGCTGTGAGCGAGGtgtgtccccccgtccccccccccccgcgactCAGGTGTCCCCCCCACATCGTCGTCCCAGGCTCGGCCGAGCGTAGGAATGAAAAGCGATTTTCGGTGATATTTAAAATCTTGTGTacatttttttgggggggtgttaATGggttcctcctcccctccccaccccacccacccccccccatcccgATGAATTTTTAGCGGtttaacaaataaaaaggaaaagaaacagatggTTGGTCCTTTtggggagggggttgggggggggtggaaatgCCGTGGAGGGAAACCCCCATGCTGCTCTCCCAGCAAGTTTGGGGGTGAAAGGAGCGATTTGGGGTCTTATTGGGTGTAAAAAGTCCATATTTCTACCAGGGGATGTTACAGCAAGAGATAGGGGTGGAAAAAAGGGGGGGCGCAAGGTTGGGGGGAGGAATGGGACGGTTCAGAAAAAGGGGGTGGTGCTGGGAATTGGGGACCCCAAAGCCTGGGGGGCTGGAAATTGGGGATGGGGACCCCCAAAGCCTGCCAGCACTGGAAATTGGGGACCCcaaagccgggggggggggggggctggaagTTGGGGAGCACAGAGAGGACAGCGCTGGGCACAGGTCGCAGCCTCATGCCAGGACAGGCCCCAAATGGCCCCTGTGGGGTCCGGGTCGTCCACAGTTTataggccccccccccccccctccatgagCTATATGGGGGGGCCTGCCCTGCCCCACGGCCgcccctccccacctcctgcgcatgcgcggcggcgagggggcggggcgggcgcgagGCCACGCCCCTCCGTGACGTCATCCCAGGGCGGAAGCGGCCGCAGGTGAGACGGCGGGGCCGCGCCTTAAAGGGACcgcggggggggacggggggggacacacaccccccgtGGAGGGGTTCAAGGACACAATGGAGGGGGGCAGGagtcccggggcggggggggcgcagAGGATGCTGGGACCCCAGGGGGGGTCACGGACactgggggtgggcagggacccCAGAGGGGGTGCTGGGACCCCATGGGGGGCGTGCAGTGTCCCCGGGGGTGTCAGGGACCCCACAGGAGGATGCTGGGACCCCAAGGGGGGGTCAGGGACCCCAGAGGGGGTGCTGGGACTCCAAGGGGGGGTCAGGGACCCCACAGGAGGATGCTGGGACCCTAAGGGGGGGGGTCAGGGCCCCCAGAGGGGGTGCTGGGACCCCATGGGGGGTGTGCAGAGTCCCCAGGTTGGGGTCAGGGACCTCATGGGGGGTTCAGGGACCCCACAGGAGGATGCTGGGACCCCAAGGGGGGGTCAGGGACCCCAGAGGGGGTGCTGGGACCCCATGGGGGGTGTGCAGGGTCCCCGGGGGGGGTCAGGAACCtcatgggggagttcagggaCCCCACAGGAGGATGCTGGGACCCCAAGGGGGGGTCAGGAACACTGGTGGGGGAGTTAGAAGGGGTCACCCTCCTCCCCCAAGCTGCGGGGTGCAGTGACCCCCTGGGGAAACAGTTGGGGGGGGTGGATCTTCCCTGTACCCCCAGGTTTCGGGGGGCGCATGGCGGCGCAGGGGGGCTCGGTGCTGGAGCCGGGCTGGCTCCTgtcccccgccggccgcccctaCCTGGACTCCATCCTGCAGAAGAACCAGCGACGAGTGTTTGGTGAGCCCCCAcaccctgcctccccccgcctcGAAACGGGGTGCCAacaccccaaaaaaaaacccaaacccacccccctcacccccctctAAAGGTCTGCTGGAGCACCCAGCGCTGCCCCCCCACTTGGCCGCCCCCACCGTCACCTACAAACTCTTCGTCTCCGGCAAAAGCGGCGTCGGCAAGACGGCCTTGGTGGCCACGCTGGCGGGGACCCCCGTGTCCCCCGTCCACCACGAGACCCTGGGTACGTCACGGGTGGGGGGACACACGCAGCACCCCCAGTGTCCCCTGGGGGTGACCATCTGTGGGtatgtccccccccccccaacccaggCATAGAGGTCACCACCGTCTACTGGCCGGCCAAGCCGCGGGCCAGCGGCCGCCCCGTCATCTTCCAGCTCCATTTTTGGGATTGCGGGGACGGCGCCCTGAAAAAATTTGAGCATCTCCTGCCTGTGAGTTcagggggggggggacacaagttttggggacacacacacagaagacCCCCCCCAGTGATGGTGGCcaccctccctctgccctcccaggcTTGTAAGGAGGAAGCGGAcgccatcctcttcctcttctccttcaccGACCGCTCGTCCTTCGAGGAGCTGCCGGCCCAGATGAGCCGCGTGGTCGGCCCCGACGAAGAAAACCTCGTTAAGGTGGTCGTCGGCACCAAGTATCCTTCTCGGGGGGGCCCTAGGAGAGGTCCGCATCGCCCCACAAGTGGGTTTGCACCCCTATATTTCACACCACTTGGCATCTCAGTAGGCTGAGAACGTGCACACTTCGTTACACCGATGGGTCCGCAGCTCCCACTTATTTTTAGGGCGTTTTCCCCCCACCGGGGTGGGTTTTTCTGGGTATTGGTGTCTCCCTTGACCATGTGTCCCCCCCCTACAGGCAGGTTTGCACCCCCATATTTCACACCACTTGGCATCTCGGTAGGCTGAGAACGTGCACACTTCGTTCTGCTGATGGATTGGCCACTCCCACTTtttttatggggttttggggggatttttcaGACTGTTGGTGTCTCCCTTGAccatgtgtgtgtccccccaccccagattCGACCTGTCCCCGCAGGCGGATGTGACAGAGCGGGACGTGACGGCCTTCGAGGGGACGTGGGGGGTGCCGGTGCTGCGGGCGGGCAGCGGgccaggggccggggggggggcgcggggggctggCCCGGGTCGCCCCCCTCCTCGACGCCCTGGTTGAGAGGCTCTGGCGTCGAGACCAAATCACCGCTGGCATCGCCCCCAGGGATGAGGGGTCCCCCCCGGGCTGAACCCCACCTCAtggggcaggtttgggggggCCTCTGTGGCATCGGGGGGTTCCTCAGTGCagcttctgccccccccccccccccccattaaacCGTGCTGTCGGCCCATATCTGtgatggggagctgctgggggggggaaggtggtttttgACCAAAATCCACTTTTTGTCCACCAAAAAGATCCCGGGGTGCCCTGGCTCATCcaatttggggtgctggggggggtgggggtgctgcAGATGCTgggggatttggggtgctgggggtgctgtggATGGTgcaggatttggggtgctggggatgggggtgctttggggtgctgggggatttggggtgctgggggatttggggtgctgggggtgctgtggGTGATgcaggatttggggtgctgggggatttggggggatttggggtgctggggatgggggtgctTTGGGGTGTTGGGGGATTTGGGCTGCTgggggatttggggtgctggggatgggggtgctttggggtgatgcaggatttggggtgctgggggtgctgtggATGATgcaggatttggggtgctggggatTTGGGGTGTTggggatttggggtgctgggggtgctgtggATGGTgcaggatttggggtgctggggatgggggtgctttggggtgctgggggatttggggtgctggggcatttggggggatttggggtgctggggatgggggtgctttggggtgctgggggatttggggtgctggggcatttggggggatttggggtgctggggatgggggtgctttggggtgctgggggatttggggtgttggggatttggggtgctggggggtgctgtgGATGATgcaggatttggggtgctgggggtgctgtggATGGTgcaggatttggggtgctggagggtgctgggggatTTGGGGTGATGCGGATTTGGGGTgatggggggtgctggggcccGATCCAGCCCCTCCAGGCTGGACCCAGACTCCGCTCCCCGGCGCTGCAGAAAACCGACATTATTTTTAGGCCGGAAAAAGCCGATTTCTGGTCCGGCCTCTTTCCGGCCCAGAGGATGCAggacccggggagggggggaggccgaGCAGGGCCCCCCCAAACCAGCCACCCCCCACTCCTCcatcgtcccccccccccccagtatccAACTGGTGGGCGGGGGGAGTGGCCGGTAGTAGCCGGTTGGCCCCCGCCCCCTGCCGCCATtggctgccgcccccccccccccttcccacgCCGTTTAATGAatgaaaggggaagggggtggcgggggggcgcGTTAACCCCTTCGGGgccggagctggggggggacacacggtgCTGCGGGACGGATCCGGCCCCACGCACCCAGCACCGCGGGACGGatccagaccccccccccccccccccccccccaaaaaaaaaccctgtgtgtTCCCCCTTGGGGGGTTCcagccccccttccccccccccccccttcaacCTGCCCACTTCTCATCCTCAGGCTCGGGCCCTCCCAGTCCCATACTGGTGGGTACTGGGAGTGGCTCCTGTCCCTTTAAGAGCGGGCGTGGCCGGGTGACATCACTCGGGACATGAATGAACAGGAGCGGAGTGCTCAGCCCCACACACCCCACAGAGCTGCCTGCGGGGTGCACCCCGggtcccccccaaaccccccccgcCATGGCGGGCACCCCCCCGGCcttcaccctcctcttcctcaccgcCGTCACCCACCTGGCAGCCGAGGAAGGTGAGTTCCACGCTTGgggggcaccccaaaacccacttgttggggtgcggggggggggtgggggggcgcgcAAAGGTGTGAGGTGGTTTTGGGGTAAGTTTGAGCGGTTTTGGGGGCGCTGAGAggttggggggggctggggagccccCCAAAATAAAGGATGATGGGGGTgcccccccctaaaaaaaaaggGGCGCCCATGGATGCGGCGGCGAATCACCGGCTGGCGGGGCgcattttgggggagaaaaagttaaaatggggggggggggaagttcaaaagggagggggaagttaaaaaggggggggggagagttAAAAGGAGGGGGGGATGGTAAAGTGGGGGGAAAGAGACTGAAGTGGGGGGGAGCTAAAGTGGGGAGCAAAAAGctaaaataggaggaaaaaagctaAAATGGGGGGAAAACCAAGAGTTTTAGGCAACTTTTCCCATGCAGAGCGTCCGGCTCGTGCACTGGGGATGGATCCTGCTGGGTGCCCCCCAGAAGAAGCCTGACAGTGTTTAGGGTtgaggggattaaaaaaaaaacaccctaaaaaaggggaaaatcacCCTAAACTGGAGCGTTTTCCATGGCCGGCGATGGGCCGGGCAGGATCCGGCCCGGAGAGCTGGAAAACAATGTCAGGAAAACCCCAAAAAGTGCTGCAAAAAACAAGCAGCGTCCTGACCTCCACCTCGCAACGCTTCCCCGGCCGATATTTGGGCtcagtttggggggttttgggtaaaaaaaggggaaaagttacttttaaaaatatatatttaattcttaaaaaaattgaGGTTTCTAAAAACTCCGTCCGAAGGGTTTAATCCGTCGCTTTTCGAGGGAAAGGTGGAAGGATCCGGCCCTGAATGCAAATAAATCAGAGGCTGGGGGATGGTTTGGGATGGCAAATACCCccctaaaaaataataatggggTAAGAAAACCCTAAAATGAGGGGTTTTTAAGTGCtggagggaaggcagaggggggTGCCCCCTGTGGCAGGGACCCCCAACCGCCTCCACGCGGCTGCGGGATTTGAGGCGCATTCCTGAAGTGCCGATTCCCGGGAGGGATCCTTGGGGATCTCGGGATTTTGGGggcaaaaaaatgcagaaaaggggaaAGTGTAGGGAAAATAGTGAGATTTGAGGGGGCTTGGAAGGGGGGGGGTTGCTTCCCATTGCTTGGAAAAGGTGAaatccagtgggatggggaggttggggggtgctgggtgccccgGCTGGAGCCTGCGCTGCCCGGTCTGAGGTTTGGGGTGTCCCcgagggcggggagggggttAAGGGGGGGGTGCAGAGGGACAGGGATGCAGGTGGGGGGTGCGGCGATGGTGACGGCACCAGCAGCGGCCACGCAGGTGGGGACAGTGACAGCGACAGGGCAGGGGCTGCGGACGGTCGTGGGGATGGCGGTGGAGACGTTGATGGCCATGAAGACGTTGACGGCCAAGGCCATGGGGATGGTGATGGCCATGGGGATGGTGATGGCCATGTTCTTGGCTATGGCCATGGGGATGGTGATGGCCATGTTGTTGGCCATGGCCATGTTGACAATGGtgctggaggtggtggtggcCATGGTGGTGGCCATGGAGTTGGCCATGGAGATGGCCATGGTGATGGTCATGGCCACAGCGGAGATGTTGATGGTGGTGACGATGACGATGGCAGTAGCGGTGGCCAAGGGGGTGCAggtggcagcagggatgggggtgCAGATGCCGATGGTGATGGCACCCGAGGTGCCAACAGCACCGGTGGCCCCGGGCGTGGGTGCGCCCTTGGGTGCTGCACCCCTTGACTCAACAGCCACAGTCCCGGGTTTCTCCCCTGACTCACCCCCGTcacagccccgggggggggtgggggacaccctGCAGAGAACCCACCAACTCAGCTCATGCGCCAGCCTCCCGCCGGCTTTCCGCTCTCCGGAGGCACGCGGGGGGATTTCCAGCCACAGGAAAGCCGGGATATCCGCCCCGGCATCCTTCCTGACCCCGGGCACGGTGGGGGGGACAGCGGAGCCACGTGTGTGTCCCCAACCATGTTcttggggttcccccccccccccagacttTACCCTCTTGGGGCATGTCACAAGCACACCCGTTCTCAGCGGAGGCGGttgaagtgggggggggggagatccATCCCCGAAACTCCCCCACCCCATTGGGATCCATCCCGCCGGCGTGAACTCAGGCGTCCGGGCGCATTCCTGGGGGGTGATTCACCGGAGGGGGGGCCACCCGTCAGCACTTCCCTCCCGGCCCTCGGcggcctcctcttcctctcccgggCGCTGGATTTGGCCACCGCCCTCGCTGGGGCGGCCGACAAGTCACGGCAAGTCCACCCGACCTCGGCACCGTGCAGAGCTCTGCCTCGGTTTCCCCTCTTTtggcggggaggggggtccctgggggtcttGTCGTGGGGGTCCAAGGGGAATCTGTTGGGACTGGGGTATCTCAGGCTCCAAGGGACACCTGTGGGTCCCGGGAGTGTTTGCAGGTCCTGGGGACATCCATGGGTCACGGGGACGCCTGTGGGGATCGGGTGCTTCTGTGGGTCCCAGGGATGTACACATGGGTCCTGGGGGACATATGTGGGTCTTGGGGTACATATGTGGGTCCTGGGGGACATATGTGGGTCTCAGGGATGTACACATGGGTCCTGGGGGATGTCCATGGGTCCTGGAGGACATATGTGGGTCCTGGGGGACATATGTGGGTCCCAGGGATGTACACATGGGTCCTGGGGGACATCCATGGGTCCTGGAGGACATCTGTGGGTCCCAGAGGCATCTGTGGGTCCCAGGGATGTACACATGGGTCCTGGGGGACGTCTATGGGTCCTGGGGGACATCCATGGGTCCCAGGGATATACACGTGGGTCCTGGGGGACATCCATGTGTCCCAGAGGCATCTGTGGGTCCCAGGGTCGGGGGACATCCATGGGTCCTGGGGGACATCTGTGGGTCCCAGGGATATACGCATGGGTCCTGGGGGACATCCGTGGGTCCCAGAGGCTTCTGTGGGTCCTGGGGGCCATCCATGGGTCCTGGAGGGCATCTGTGGGTCCCAGGGACATCCATGGGTCCAAGGGGTGCATTGGTGGCACCTTCAGGCCATGGGGCCATCCATGGGTCCTGGTGGCATCTCCCAGGCTTTGTGCCATCCTCCCACCACTAAcacccccctcctctccccacagttGTCCTGCTGGACTTCGCCAAGGCGcagggggagctgggctggctcaCCCAGCCCTACGGCAAAGGGGTGAGCACCCGCAGACCCAGGCACCCGGCCCCGCTGGGCACCACCGCCCCGAGAGCCCGcactggggatggggacggggacatcCAAGGGGGACATCCATGGGGATGGGGGCATCCACTGGGATGGGGGCAAGGGCATCCTTGGGCACCTCCATGGGGACATCCATGGGGACCTGGTTGGGGATGGAGAACTCCGTGGGGATGGGGGCATCCATTGGGATGGGGTCAAGGGCATCCTTGGGCACCTCCATGGGGAcctggctggggatggggactgCCATTGGGATGGGGACATCCATCGGGATGGGAGCAGGGG
Coding sequences:
- the FBXO42 gene encoding F-box only protein 42, with the translated sequence MASSSDSEDDGFMAVDPEDAVVEGTMEQDDEPHAELEVEETRHNRSMLELPEEVLEYILSFLSPYQEHKTAALVCKQWYRLIKGVAHQCYHGFIKAVQEGNIQWESRTYPYPGTPITQRFSHSACYYDANQSMYVFGGCTQSSCNAAFNDLWRLDLNSKEWIRPLASGSYPSPKAGATLVVYKDLLVLFGGWTRPSPYPLHQPERFFDEIHTYSPSKNWWNCIVTTHGPPPMAGHSSCVIEDKMIVFGGSLGSRQMSNDVWVLDLEQWAWSKPNISGPSPHPRGGQSQIVIDNETILILGGCGGPNALFKDAWLLHMHTNPWTWQPLKVENEDHGAPELWCHPACRVGQCVVVFSQAPSGRAPLSPSLNSRPSPISATPPALVPETREYRSQSPVRNTDEAPCVNGRWGTLRPRAQRQTPSGSREGSLSPARGDSSPVLNGGSLSPGATAAGGASLDSPVQVVSPSTPSAAEGYDLKVGLALAPRRGSLPEQKDLRLGSVDLNWEQKPASILCQMDGVEGRTVGAGVRNPPEQTNGIHTPPHVASSLPGAVSPSALRRSLEAVKALSSKGSSASAALSPPLASSPGSPGAETGSAARPGSTQGDGHSLPPIARRLGHHPPQSLNVGKPLYQSMNCKPMQMYVLDIKDTKEKGRVKWKVFNSSSVVGPPETSLHTVVQGRGELIIFGGLMDKKQNVKYYPKTNALYFVRAKR
- the CPLANE2 gene encoding LOW QUALITY PROTEIN: ciliogenesis and planar polarity effector 2 (The sequence of the model RefSeq protein was modified relative to this genomic sequence to represent the inferred CDS: inserted 2 bases in 1 codon), producing MAAQGGSVLEPGWLLSPAGRPYLDSILQKNQRRVFGLLEHPALPPHLAAPTVTYKLFVSGKSGVGKTALVATLAGTPVSPVHHETLGIEVTTVYWPAKPRASGRPVIFQLHFWDCGDGALKKFEHLLPACKEEADAILFLFSFTDRSSFEELPAQMSRVVGPDEENLVKVVVGTKFDLSPQADVTERDVTAFEGTWGVPVLRAGSGPGAGXGGRGGLARVAPLLDALVERLWRRDQITAGIAPRDEGSPPG